Proteins encoded in a region of the Deltaproteobacteria bacterium genome:
- a CDS encoding response regulator, whose amino-acid sequence MPRILIAEDNQDLLAILAGRFRALGFEVVDVLNGADALAAAKKQRPDVVLLDVMMPELNGFQVCRRLKEDPALASVPIVLLTAKDTDADKFWGSEVGANLYLTKPIDPAQVVTHVQQLLRG is encoded by the coding sequence ATGCCACGCATCCTGATCGCCGAAGACAACCAAGACCTCCTGGCCATCCTCGCCGGGCGCTTCCGGGCCCTGGGCTTCGAAGTCGTCGACGTGCTGAACGGCGCCGACGCGCTCGCCGCCGCCAAGAAGCAGCGCCCCGACGTGGTCCTGCTCGACGTGATGATGCCCGAGCTCAACGGCTTTCAGGTCTGTCGCCGGCTGAAGGAGGACCCCGCGCTGGCCTCGGTCCCCATCGTCCTGCTCACCGCGAAGGACACGGATGCCGACAAGTTCTGGGGCAGTGAGGTGGGGGCCAACCTCTACCTGACCAAGCCCATCGATCCGGCGCAGGTCGTGACGCACGTGCAACAGCTTCTGCGAGGGTAA
- the smpB gene encoding SsrA-binding protein SmpB, with amino-acid sequence MSQGPATKDARKIICQNRRALHEYFVTDRFEAGLVLTGSEVKSLRAGKANLGDAHAEVRDEELFLVNCHISPYSHATHFNHEPLRARKLLMHKQEIRRLATRVLERGFTLIPLSLYFLKGKAKVELGLAKGKKHHDKREAVRERDERRDLAVEMARRR; translated from the coding sequence ATGAGTCAGGGCCCGGCCACCAAGGACGCGCGCAAGATCATCTGCCAGAACCGGCGCGCGCTGCACGAGTACTTCGTGACCGATCGCTTCGAGGCCGGACTCGTGCTCACGGGCAGCGAGGTGAAGTCCTTGCGCGCCGGCAAGGCGAACCTCGGCGACGCACACGCCGAGGTTCGCGACGAGGAGCTCTTCCTCGTGAACTGCCACATCAGCCCGTACAGCCACGCGACGCACTTCAACCACGAGCCGCTGCGCGCGCGAAAGCTCCTCATGCACAAGCAGGAGATCCGGCGCCTCGCCACGCGCGTGCTCGAGCGCGGCTTCACGCTGATTCCGCTGTCGCTCTACTTCCTCAAGGGCAAGGCGAAGGTCGAGCTCGGCCTCGCGAAGGGGAAGAAGCACCACGACAAGCGCGAGGCGGTGCGGGAGCGCGACGAGCGTCGCGACCTCGCCGTCGAGATGGCCCGTCGTCGGTAG
- a CDS encoding HEAT repeat domain-containing protein: MSLLLKIAIWGAVALGSAVGALLLYLAAKRVAEALLLRRLDQRVKRVQSILTHHEQQRFQQLDRLLFQLGEVHDVGAVESALNSALDSSAQELRPQIRKLYQSLGLTDRYLKQLADAPRWTDRAAAARALGQLGAIDAIPKLVAAMRDPHEDARSVKLAAAQALGQMQAAEAIPLLLAELRLVDEWASPRLAEVLVSFGPAALGPLLEALADETQTNSRVWAAQILGRIGDPSVVQPLISRLRDRTETVRMSACEALGRLKDQRAVNDLMQVALRDPVPPVRAEAARALGMVGDASVVPSLVTLLSDPDYWARLRAIEAIEQIRPADPWCLDLALRDASPEVRGRAAVALQRIGLLDKRIEELVSPDRSVVERAHNTLVEMGRAGLMESLLAFLEHPDFRIRARMADVLGDVGSQAAVAALSPLLRDAMWPVRARAAEALGKIRPPNGVGLLLPALSDGEETVRAAAAAAVRGLGTPEDDANVEAVVRLFDTANAEVRHSVLEAVAHFTRPSVEQMLERAVVDLNAEVRLCAMKAIATRGTERWVEALVGRLADPDTKVRAAAAEGLGRVGTPAALEGVVRCLSTPDREFREALTTVLAAHGVETVAALAGQPQTLETRLALVWTLGKTADPKAVPRLAELAQREEPEVRAAVAGALGKLEGPDSEAALGKLLEDRNERVRAAAVNGLGTVGSDACTVQLMVALEDPDPFVRHRVSLALGRIGTTQALSVLEYALQRAATPVERAYAVVGYALAGGELGFRMAISALSDTSLQAEITRLLQKEPPEVQQRFRQNLHLQAPTEGQSEVLQPTDLSDRYATVLRTSQSAEDRAMAVKALQSLGLEGRRELLMDAVRTDPAAEVRRLALQALVGHAHVTAVTDIFVDALRDPTLGVQIEAARGLLGARQPAYNRPLLRCLLGGNEELSRAAVDALIAANMGRAMAFVDELMGYREEDLLCGGATVLGALGEPRTRGVLQAWLTSRGPKLRAAAARGLGRLGTIDAKEALIASIGDPAESVRLAVMDALSTIPGHDVMEALGRLARDPSLAVRMGVARLAGRSQSALAAQLAEVLVEDPDEEIRVEALLSLLRLRDVDAATRFVALLDKQPDAVKTQLSRLPADHPALLLAQEMLATDRRPAVRVAALKALCHIPHRPMETILEALADPEPAVRVAAIEVAGYMDQPAIQTALERLLRDPEQRVRDAVRKLRFSVVGK; the protein is encoded by the coding sequence ATGAGCTTACTGCTCAAGATCGCCATCTGGGGAGCAGTCGCGCTCGGCTCGGCCGTCGGCGCGCTGCTCCTCTATCTGGCGGCCAAGCGCGTGGCGGAGGCGCTGCTCCTCCGGCGCCTCGACCAGCGGGTCAAGCGCGTCCAGTCGATCCTCACCCATCACGAACAGCAGCGCTTCCAGCAGCTCGACCGCCTGCTCTTCCAGCTCGGCGAGGTCCACGACGTAGGCGCCGTCGAGTCGGCGCTCAACTCTGCCCTGGATTCGTCGGCCCAGGAGCTGCGGCCGCAGATCCGCAAGCTCTATCAGTCGCTCGGCCTCACCGACCGCTACCTGAAGCAGCTCGCCGACGCGCCACGCTGGACCGATCGCGCCGCGGCAGCGCGGGCCCTCGGCCAGCTCGGCGCCATCGACGCCATCCCGAAGCTCGTGGCCGCCATGCGCGACCCCCACGAGGATGCGCGCAGCGTCAAGCTCGCCGCCGCGCAGGCCCTGGGCCAGATGCAGGCCGCCGAGGCGATTCCGCTCCTCCTCGCCGAGCTCCGCCTGGTGGACGAGTGGGCCTCCCCGCGCCTCGCCGAGGTGCTCGTCTCCTTCGGCCCGGCGGCGCTCGGACCGCTGCTCGAGGCCCTCGCCGACGAGACGCAGACCAACTCGCGCGTCTGGGCGGCGCAGATCCTGGGACGCATCGGCGACCCCTCGGTGGTGCAGCCGCTCATCAGCCGCCTCCGCGACCGCACCGAGACGGTGCGCATGTCGGCCTGCGAGGCCCTCGGGCGCCTCAAGGACCAGCGCGCCGTGAACGACCTGATGCAGGTGGCCTTACGCGACCCCGTCCCCCCGGTCCGCGCCGAGGCCGCCCGCGCGCTCGGGATGGTCGGCGACGCGAGCGTCGTGCCGAGCCTCGTGACGCTCCTCTCCGACCCCGACTACTGGGCCCGCCTGCGCGCCATCGAGGCCATCGAGCAGATCCGCCCGGCCGACCCCTGGTGCCTCGACCTGGCGCTCCGCGACGCGTCCCCCGAGGTGCGCGGCCGCGCCGCGGTGGCGCTCCAGCGCATCGGTCTGCTCGACAAGCGCATCGAGGAGCTGGTCAGCCCGGACCGCTCCGTGGTGGAGCGCGCGCACAACACGCTGGTCGAGATGGGGCGCGCGGGGCTAATGGAATCTCTGCTCGCTTTCCTCGAGCACCCCGACTTCCGCATCCGCGCGCGCATGGCCGACGTCCTCGGCGACGTGGGCTCGCAGGCGGCGGTGGCCGCGCTCTCTCCGCTCCTGCGGGATGCGATGTGGCCGGTGCGCGCTCGCGCGGCCGAGGCGCTGGGCAAGATCCGACCCCCGAACGGCGTGGGGCTCCTCCTCCCCGCCCTCTCCGACGGCGAAGAGACGGTGCGCGCAGCAGCGGCGGCGGCCGTTCGCGGACTCGGCACCCCCGAGGACGACGCGAACGTCGAGGCGGTCGTGCGCCTCTTCGACACGGCCAACGCAGAGGTGCGCCACAGCGTGCTGGAGGCCGTGGCCCACTTCACGCGCCCTTCCGTCGAGCAGATGCTCGAACGCGCCGTGGTGGACCTGAATGCCGAGGTGCGGCTGTGCGCGATGAAGGCCATCGCCACGCGCGGCACGGAGCGCTGGGTCGAGGCGCTCGTCGGCCGACTGGCGGACCCCGACACCAAGGTACGCGCCGCGGCAGCCGAGGGGCTCGGCCGAGTCGGGACCCCCGCCGCGCTCGAGGGGGTCGTGCGCTGCCTGAGCACTCCCGACCGCGAGTTCCGCGAGGCCCTGACGACCGTCCTCGCGGCCCACGGGGTGGAGACCGTCGCCGCGCTGGCCGGCCAGCCCCAGACCCTCGAGACGCGCCTCGCGCTCGTCTGGACCCTCGGCAAGACGGCCGACCCGAAGGCCGTGCCGCGGCTCGCCGAGCTCGCGCAGCGCGAGGAGCCGGAGGTGCGCGCGGCAGTAGCAGGAGCGCTCGGCAAGCTCGAGGGGCCCGACTCCGAGGCCGCCCTCGGCAAGCTCCTCGAGGACCGCAACGAGCGCGTGCGCGCCGCCGCCGTGAACGGCCTCGGCACGGTCGGAAGCGACGCCTGCACCGTGCAGCTCATGGTGGCGCTCGAGGACCCCGACCCCTTCGTGCGGCACCGCGTCTCGCTCGCCCTGGGCCGCATCGGCACGACCCAAGCGCTGTCCGTTCTAGAATATGCGCTCCAGCGGGCCGCGACCCCCGTCGAGCGGGCCTACGCGGTGGTGGGCTACGCCCTCGCCGGAGGTGAGCTCGGCTTCCGCATGGCCATCTCGGCCCTCTCCGACACCTCCCTGCAGGCGGAGATCACGCGCCTGCTCCAGAAGGAGCCGCCCGAAGTCCAGCAGCGCTTTCGCCAGAACCTCCACCTGCAGGCCCCGACCGAGGGGCAGAGCGAGGTGTTGCAGCCGACCGACCTGTCCGATCGCTACGCGACGGTCCTTCGCACCAGCCAGAGCGCCGAGGACCGCGCGATGGCCGTGAAGGCCCTCCAGTCGCTCGGACTCGAAGGGCGCCGCGAGCTCCTGATGGACGCGGTGCGCACGGACCCCGCCGCCGAGGTCCGCCGCCTCGCGCTCCAGGCGCTGGTCGGACACGCGCACGTCACCGCCGTGACCGACATCTTCGTGGACGCGCTGCGGGACCCCACTCTCGGGGTGCAGATCGAGGCGGCGCGAGGCCTCCTCGGCGCGCGGCAACCGGCCTACAATCGGCCGCTCCTGCGTTGCCTCCTCGGCGGAAACGAGGAGCTCTCCCGCGCCGCCGTGGACGCCCTCATCGCCGCCAACATGGGCCGGGCGATGGCCTTCGTCGACGAGCTGATGGGCTACCGCGAGGAGGACCTGCTCTGCGGCGGAGCGACGGTCCTCGGGGCTCTCGGCGAGCCACGCACCCGCGGGGTCCTGCAGGCCTGGCTCACCTCGCGCGGGCCCAAGCTGCGGGCCGCCGCCGCCCGCGGTCTCGGTCGCCTCGGCACCATCGACGCCAAGGAGGCCCTCATCGCCTCGATTGGAGACCCGGCGGAGTCTGTGCGCCTCGCCGTGATGGACGCGCTCTCCACGATTCCGGGCCACGACGTGATGGAGGCCCTGGGCCGCCTGGCGCGCGACCCCTCCCTCGCCGTCCGCATGGGCGTGGCGCGGCTCGCCGGCCGCAGCCAGAGCGCGCTCGCGGCGCAGCTCGCCGAGGTGCTCGTCGAGGACCCGGACGAGGAGATCCGCGTCGAGGCCCTGCTCAGCCTCCTCCGCCTGCGGGACGTGGACGCCGCGACGCGCTTTGTTGCGCTCCTCGACAAGCAGCCGGATGCGGTGAAGACCCAGCTCTCGCGGCTCCCGGCGGACCACCCGGCGCTCCTCCTGGCGCAGGAGATGCTCGCCACCGACCGCCGCCCCGCCGTGCGCGTGGCCGCCCTGAAGGCGCTCTGTCACATCCCGCACCGCCCCATGGAGACGATCCTGGAGGCCCTCGCCGATCCCGAGCCCGCGGTGCGCGTGGCTGCGATCGAGGTGGCGGGCTACATGGATCAGCCGGCCATCCAGACCGCGCTCGAGCGGCTCCTGCGCGACCCCGAACAGCGCGTGCGGGACGCGGTACGCAAGCTGCGCTTCTCGGTGGTCGGGAAGTAA
- a CDS encoding HAMP domain-containing histidine kinase yields MVASKSGPVQLPVGPLLAALGSDPEFARWVEGLSHGALRLHRCPDADDLLRLLHEAEVEVLFLSDGGHGIDVARLMALLHEAAPDLIVVVAGEALSPDRQGQVLAAGAAIVADWRTPIRSLEPWLDRAIQRGSRLRAAESLGKALSSRIRAQELWMQTATRRVDELLHELRTPVGVVLGYCANLLEGLEGPVSDLQRQRLERMRAAAALMTELLGGARDRMPQPVERRTQRLPGRAEARRQVRLQELCTEVLDLVRRRAEEKQVELRLETEPDVPPVWGSRTRLAQLLINLLTNALRFTPAGGRVELRLRADGGNGEGTARTHYRLTVSDTGPGIAPDELGRIFEPGYSSQSHLGRAGLGLAVCREVAAEHGAKLWAESEPGSGTAFNLVLPGDARSRGATLSLLLVDDETLAGQLLLELQHRNGGPLPVSRPQSIEEVASRMVYAGGTLALTCLGEQPLRRVVALLDQTDDA; encoded by the coding sequence ATGGTCGCCTCCAAGAGCGGGCCGGTACAGCTCCCCGTAGGGCCGCTCCTTGCCGCCCTCGGGTCGGATCCCGAATTTGCACGCTGGGTCGAAGGTCTCTCGCACGGTGCGCTGCGCCTGCACCGCTGTCCGGACGCCGACGATCTCTTGCGGCTCTTGCACGAGGCCGAGGTCGAGGTGCTCTTTCTCAGCGACGGCGGCCACGGCATCGACGTCGCACGCCTCATGGCGCTCCTGCACGAGGCGGCTCCGGACCTGATCGTGGTCGTCGCGGGCGAGGCCCTCTCTCCCGACCGTCAGGGGCAGGTCCTGGCCGCCGGCGCCGCGATCGTGGCCGACTGGCGCACGCCGATCCGGAGCCTCGAACCGTGGCTCGACCGGGCCATCCAGCGCGGCTCGCGGCTCCGCGCCGCGGAATCCCTCGGCAAGGCCCTCTCGAGCCGCATTCGCGCGCAGGAGCTCTGGATGCAGACGGCCACGCGCCGCGTCGACGAGCTCCTTCACGAGCTGAGGACTCCCGTCGGTGTGGTGCTCGGCTACTGCGCGAACCTGCTCGAGGGGCTGGAGGGGCCGGTGAGCGACTTGCAGCGGCAACGCCTCGAGCGCATGCGCGCCGCCGCCGCGCTCATGACCGAGCTTCTCGGGGGCGCCCGCGACCGCATGCCCCAGCCGGTCGAGCGGAGGACGCAGCGCCTCCCCGGCCGAGCCGAAGCACGCCGCCAGGTCCGCCTGCAGGAGCTGTGCACCGAGGTCCTGGACCTGGTGCGCCGTCGGGCCGAGGAGAAGCAGGTCGAGCTACGGCTCGAGACCGAGCCCGACGTGCCCCCCGTCTGGGGGAGCCGCACGCGACTCGCGCAGCTCCTCATCAACCTGCTCACGAACGCCCTGCGCTTCACTCCCGCCGGCGGACGCGTCGAGCTGCGCCTCCGGGCCGACGGCGGCAACGGTGAGGGGACGGCGCGCACGCACTACCGGCTGACCGTGAGCGACACCGGGCCGGGGATCGCGCCCGACGAGCTCGGCCGCATCTTCGAGCCCGGCTACAGCTCGCAGTCCCACCTCGGGCGCGCGGGCCTCGGGCTCGCCGTCTGCCGCGAGGTGGCCGCCGAGCACGGGGCCAAGCTCTGGGCCGAGAGCGAGCCGGGGAGCGGCACGGCCTTCAACCTCGTCCTGCCGGGGGACGCGCGAAGCCGGGGCGCGACGCTCTCGCTCCTGCTCGTCGACGACGAGACGCTCGCCGGGCAGCTCCTGCTCGAGCTGCAGCACCGTAACGGCGGTCCGCTCCCGGTGTCGCGACCGCAGTCCATCGAGGAGGTGGCGAGCCGCATGGTGTACGCCGGCGGCACGCTCGCCCTGACCTGTCTCGGGGAACAACCCCTCCGACGGGTCGTGGCGCTCCTCGATCAAACCGACGACGCCTAG
- a CDS encoding DNRLRE domain-containing protein translates to MKRYLLCFAIYAGAQLSLGCKESGSGADAALSADGGAVAGDGSAPGDGAPASGDGALPGGDGAPPVTDGPRTDGARRDGATPRDGGRRDTGLPRDGRPPDARRSDSGTVVPPVTRARIHLPQFSGAVVFNQTAIAWFGKVDSQANYADLRVGYNATELYLYVAAFDRRLWYDETPGAADLAEWDAVTVLLRTQAGDASALDPQSYRFVCQLNHWQARTGYQAAYRGDAGAWKAASVVFTTTSAWRGDAPNNDTDDRGWACTLRIPFSSLGLGAAPAAGTVWRAAVTLHDRDTAAGPVLPMQKWPNASATDTTPSSWGELAFGLPAHSGGTPSGAPITVRHKLNGQTVVDAAVGGGTTCGAGLNFFTQWGDKNYAASTELNVQNQSDIADWPCFSKVYLTFPLASLPVGKKVASAKLTLYQMGNAQPADAKPSWIQVLVSSADFIEGSVSWNNAPLALTNTGGATVGVLAAFPGWPGVARDLDVSWAAARAYERGEPLRLVLYSADDAYHSGKYFVSSDTGDWNAQGRPTLTVQMGN, encoded by the coding sequence GTGAAACGCTACCTGCTCTGCTTCGCGATCTACGCGGGGGCCCAGCTCTCTCTCGGCTGCAAGGAGTCCGGCTCGGGCGCCGACGCTGCCCTCAGCGCCGACGGGGGCGCGGTAGCCGGGGATGGCTCGGCACCGGGGGACGGCGCGCCTGCGTCGGGGGACGGCGCGCTCCCCGGCGGCGACGGCGCTCCACCGGTCACGGATGGCCCCCGCACCGATGGCGCTCGTCGAGACGGCGCGACGCCAAGGGACGGCGGACGGCGCGACACCGGCCTTCCACGAGACGGGCGCCCTCCAGACGCGCGGCGAAGCGACTCGGGCACCGTCGTGCCCCCCGTCACCCGGGCGCGCATCCATCTGCCGCAGTTCAGCGGGGCGGTGGTCTTCAACCAGACGGCCATCGCCTGGTTTGGCAAGGTGGACAGCCAGGCCAACTATGCCGACCTCCGCGTTGGGTACAACGCGACCGAGCTCTACCTCTACGTCGCGGCCTTCGACCGGCGCCTCTGGTACGACGAGACACCGGGTGCGGCCGACCTCGCCGAGTGGGACGCCGTCACCGTGCTGCTGCGCACGCAGGCCGGTGACGCCTCCGCCCTCGACCCGCAGAGCTATCGCTTCGTCTGCCAGCTCAACCACTGGCAGGCGCGCACCGGCTATCAAGCGGCCTACCGCGGAGACGCCGGGGCGTGGAAGGCGGCGAGCGTCGTCTTCACCACGACCAGCGCCTGGCGCGGCGACGCGCCGAACAACGACACCGACGACCGCGGCTGGGCCTGCACCCTGCGCATCCCGTTCTCGAGCCTCGGTCTCGGCGCTGCGCCGGCGGCGGGCACGGTCTGGCGAGCAGCGGTCACGCTTCACGACCGCGACACCGCCGCGGGCCCTGTGCTCCCCATGCAGAAGTGGCCGAACGCCTCGGCGACCGACACCACGCCGTCGAGCTGGGGAGAGCTGGCCTTCGGCCTGCCCGCGCACAGCGGCGGCACGCCGTCGGGGGCGCCGATCACCGTGCGGCACAAGCTCAACGGCCAGACCGTGGTCGACGCGGCCGTGGGCGGCGGCACCACCTGCGGGGCGGGCCTGAACTTCTTCACCCAGTGGGGAGACAAGAACTACGCCGCGAGCACGGAGCTCAACGTGCAGAACCAGTCGGACATCGCCGACTGGCCCTGCTTCTCGAAGGTCTATCTCACCTTCCCGCTGGCCAGCCTGCCCGTCGGAAAGAAGGTCGCGTCGGCCAAGCTCACGCTCTACCAGATGGGGAACGCGCAACCCGCCGACGCGAAGCCCTCCTGGATCCAGGTGCTCGTCTCGAGCGCCGACTTCATCGAGGGGAGCGTGAGCTGGAACAACGCCCCCCTCGCCCTGACCAACACCGGCGGAGCCACGGTGGGCGTCCTGGCGGCCTTCCCGGGCTGGCCCGGAGTGGCGCGGGACCTGGACGTGAGCTGGGCCGCGGCCCGCGCGTACGAGCGAGGCGAGCCGCTGCGCCTCGTGCTCTACAGCGCCGACGACGCCTACCACAGCGGCAAGTACTTCGTCTCCTCCGACACCGGGGACTGGAACGCGCAGGGGCGGCCGACGCTGACGGTGCAGATGGGGAATTAG
- a CDS encoding NAD(P)/FAD-dependent oxidoreductase, protein MSYGSQSTTVEADVAIVGAGPSGTATAIQLGQLGVQNVVLVDRHDFPRDKTCGSGISPKGIKALKALGVWEAIEPEAYRVSGLRLVTPGDREAYLSGGDAAAAVICLRRHFDHTLLKRAQALGTTFVPHVFATELLTERGRVVGFRCRDDRVFRARHVVVAGGSHCTFGVTRQPRRIIQAIMGWWENVPFRPHHVEMVFDRSIAPYYGWLFPEGEERVNIGITYEDAPDRRQRARELFQRFLDKHYAARLRHARQLGPWKGHPIIYSYAIEELTSPGRIVVGEAGRMTHPATAEGIYQGMRSGMLAAEALASMRLGGVTEPAAMARYERACRRAFLASFWGGGLFRRFVKTPAMDWILATGQRPAVQGMAARLMARM, encoded by the coding sequence ATGAGCTACGGGTCACAGAGCACCACGGTGGAAGCCGACGTGGCGATCGTTGGCGCCGGGCCGAGCGGTACGGCGACGGCGATCCAGCTCGGACAGCTCGGCGTGCAGAACGTCGTGCTGGTGGACCGACACGACTTTCCGCGCGACAAGACCTGCGGTAGCGGCATCTCTCCGAAGGGGATCAAGGCGCTGAAGGCGCTCGGCGTGTGGGAGGCCATCGAGCCCGAGGCCTATCGGGTGAGCGGGCTGCGCCTCGTCACGCCGGGCGACCGCGAGGCGTACCTCTCGGGGGGCGACGCGGCGGCTGCGGTGATCTGCCTGCGGCGCCACTTCGACCATACCCTGCTGAAGCGCGCGCAGGCGCTCGGCACCACCTTCGTGCCCCACGTCTTCGCGACAGAGCTGCTCACCGAGCGGGGGCGCGTGGTCGGCTTTCGTTGCCGCGACGACCGCGTCTTTCGCGCCAGGCACGTGGTGGTCGCCGGCGGCTCGCACTGTACCTTCGGCGTGACCCGGCAGCCCCGGCGCATCATCCAGGCCATCATGGGGTGGTGGGAGAACGTGCCCTTTCGTCCGCATCACGTCGAGATGGTCTTCGACAGGTCGATCGCGCCCTACTACGGGTGGCTCTTCCCCGAGGGGGAGGAGCGCGTGAACATCGGCATCACCTACGAGGACGCCCCCGACCGGCGCCAGCGGGCCCGCGAGCTCTTCCAGCGCTTTCTCGACAAGCACTACGCGGCCCGGCTCCGCCACGCGCGGCAGCTCGGCCCGTGGAAGGGGCACCCCATCATCTACAGCTACGCGATCGAGGAGCTCACCTCCCCGGGGCGCATCGTCGTCGGAGAGGCGGGGCGCATGACTCATCCGGCCACCGCCGAGGGGATCTACCAGGGGATGCGCTCGGGGATGCTCGCCGCCGAGGCGCTGGCCTCGATGCGGCTCGGCGGGGTGACGGAGCCTGCGGCGATGGCGCGCTACGAGCGGGCCTGCCGTCGCGCCTTTCTGGCCTCGTTCTGGGGCGGGGGACTCTTCCGCCGCTTCGTGAAGACGCCGGCCATGGACTGGATCCTGGCCACGGGTCAGCGTCCGGCCGTGCAGGGGATGGCTGCCCGGCTGATGGCCCGCATGTAG
- a CDS encoding response regulator produces MTDQTTTRPTILVVDDDPKICGALSRLLKKDGYEVLVANSGEDALKLLAQRAADVVLLDHTMGGISGLELAARLKVLHPKSVRVLLTGENSFNIAMDAINRGGIYRYILKPWDDTELRISVSLAVAESKRLKSV; encoded by the coding sequence ATGACCGACCAGACCACCACTCGACCGACCATCCTCGTCGTCGACGACGATCCCAAAATCTGCGGGGCGCTTTCGCGACTCCTGAAGAAGGACGGCTACGAGGTGCTCGTCGCGAACAGCGGGGAGGACGCGCTCAAGCTCCTGGCCCAGCGCGCGGCGGACGTGGTGCTCCTCGATCACACGATGGGCGGCATCAGCGGCCTCGAGCTGGCCGCGCGGCTCAAGGTGCTGCACCCGAAGAGCGTGCGCGTCCTGCTGACCGGCGAGAACAGCTTCAACATCGCGATGGACGCGATCAACCGGGGCGGCATCTACCGCTATATCCTGAAGCCCTGGGACGACACCGAGCTGCGCATCAGCGTGTCGCTGGCTGTCGCGGAATCGAAGCGCCTGAAGAGCGTCTGA
- a CDS encoding glycosyltransferase family 2 protein translates to MSILKGLLWVLDCIVVAYFLMYAGTNLLLLVISAFKVRRDLLLSQIFHDRAKTVEGDASFAPLISLLVPAYNEEVTIVESVRSLLRLRYPHYEIVMVNDGSKDTTVEVLKKAFEMVRSDVDYNPQLGAMPIRGFYRAGIELPPSVTRLVLVDKENGGKADAINAGINCSQGTYVATMDADSLMIDQALIETVQPILDDPNGVVASGGQIALSNGCKVEGGRVTEVHLPKKWIARFQVVEYMRSFTQSRTALGELNSLLILSGVFAIFQRASVIASGGFLTKHMRSRIGQEYCGVGAETVCEDMEIVVRLHRYLMDHGSSGRVVFLPFPTSWTEAPEIWQSLGKQRNRWYRGLLEVLWYHRKMMLRPRYGRIGLFALPYQLFFEAAAPVIEMLGYFMLPLSWLTGLLSAQALLAFMGLALAFNLFLSAGSVMVSIMRVRLRKTSTQEVALFGYRGAKSVLIMVFAGLISNLGYRQYLLYWQIKGLRDFLAGRKSWDKFARQGFGPQPAK, encoded by the coding sequence GTGTCGATCCTGAAAGGGCTGCTCTGGGTCCTCGACTGCATCGTCGTGGCGTACTTCCTCATGTACGCGGGGACGAACCTGCTCCTGCTCGTGATCAGCGCCTTCAAGGTCCGGCGCGACCTCCTGCTCTCCCAGATCTTCCACGACCGCGCCAAGACGGTCGAAGGCGACGCCAGCTTCGCCCCGCTGATCTCGCTGCTCGTCCCGGCCTACAACGAGGAGGTGACCATCGTCGAGAGCGTGCGCTCGCTCCTGCGCCTGCGCTACCCGCATTACGAGATCGTGATGGTCAACGACGGCTCGAAGGACACCACCGTCGAGGTGCTGAAGAAGGCCTTCGAGATGGTGCGCAGCGACGTGGACTACAACCCGCAGCTCGGCGCCATGCCCATCCGCGGCTTCTACCGCGCCGGTATCGAGCTCCCGCCGTCGGTGACGCGGCTCGTCCTGGTGGACAAGGAGAACGGCGGCAAGGCCGACGCCATCAACGCCGGGATCAACTGCTCTCAGGGGACCTACGTCGCCACGATGGACGCCGACTCGCTGATGATCGACCAGGCGCTGATCGAGACCGTGCAGCCGATCCTGGACGACCCGAACGGCGTGGTGGCCTCGGGCGGCCAGATCGCGCTCAGCAACGGCTGCAAGGTGGAGGGTGGGCGCGTCACGGAAGTCCACCTGCCGAAGAAGTGGATCGCGCGCTTTCAGGTGGTGGAGTACATGCGCTCCTTCACCCAGAGCCGCACGGCCCTCGGGGAGCTCAATTCGCTCCTCATCCTGTCGGGCGTCTTCGCCATCTTTCAGCGCGCCTCGGTCATCGCCTCGGGGGGGTTTCTCACCAAGCACATGCGTTCGCGCATCGGACAGGAGTACTGCGGCGTCGGCGCGGAGACGGTCTGCGAGGACATGGAGATCGTCGTCCGCCTGCATCGGTACCTGATGGACCATGGCTCCTCGGGGCGCGTGGTCTTCCTCCCCTTTCCGACCTCCTGGACCGAGGCCCCCGAGATCTGGCAGAGCCTCGGCAAGCAGCGTAACCGCTGGTACCGCGGCCTGCTCGAGGTGCTCTGGTACCACCGCAAGATGATGCTCCGGCCCCGCTACGGCCGCATCGGGCTCTTCGCGCTCCCCTACCAGCTCTTCTTCGAGGCCGCGGCGCCGGTGATCGAGATGCTGGGCTACTTCATGCTCCCGCTCTCCTGGCTCACCGGGCTCCTGAGCGCGCAGGCCCTGCTCGCGTTCATGGGGCTCGCGCTGGCCTTCAACCTCTTTCTGTCGGCCGGCTCGGTGATGGTGTCGATCATGCGGGTGCGCCTGCGCAAGACCAGCACCCAGGAAGTGGCGCTCTTCGGCTATCGCGGGGCGAAGTCGGTGCTGATCATGGTCTTCGCCGGGCTCATCTCGAACCTCGGCTACCGCCAGTACCTCCTCTACTGGCAGATCAAGGGGCTGCGGGACTTCCTGGCCGGGCGCAAGAGCTGGGACAAGTTCGCGCGTCAGGGGTTCGGGCCGCAACCGGCCAAGTGA